A DNA window from Salvelinus namaycush isolate Seneca chromosome 30, SaNama_1.0, whole genome shotgun sequence contains the following coding sequences:
- the bola3 gene encoding bolA-like protein 3, which translates to MLSISRFLLKNQAVLVSRQLQRTLSSQTDGETRIAHILKEKFPSATSLKVVDISGGCGAMYEVHIESNEFKGKRTVQQHQLVNQALKEEIQGMHGLRIFTDVPRE; encoded by the exons ATGCTCTCTATTTCCAGGTTTCTTCTAAAAAATCAA GCTGTTTTGGTTTCTAGACAGTTGCAGAGGACTCTGTCTTctcagacagatggagagacccGAATTGCACACATTCTCAAAGAGAAGTTTCCATCGGCCACGTCTCTAAAAGTTGTGGACATATCAG GTGGCTGTGGTGCCATGTATGAAGTCCATATAGAATCCAATGAATTTAAAGGGAAAAGAACTGTTCAACAACACCAACTAGTCAACCAG GCTCTCAAGGAGGAGATCCAAGGAATGCATGGACTACGAATATTCACAGATGTTCCTCGAGAGTAG